A genomic region of Xanthomonas campestris pv. phormiicola contains the following coding sequences:
- a CDS encoding beta-lactamase family protein produces the protein MQTKCAAAIATVAAILLWVPAMATTAEKTSDTAPMPMSAAELDRTIEQRMREGGLVGVGAAIIVDKRLVWMQGYGYADRERAIAFTPDTVMNIGSISKTVSGVALMRAVQDGKLSLDADIDSYLPFVVRNPSFPDVPITLRQLATHTSSITDRWSVYAQTYHYGGDSPQPLASFLADYFGAGGKYQAAENFLPNKPGTHRDYSNIAAALAGYIVERAVGERLDAYTQRQIFAPLRMRSTAWFLSQVPPQRHAQLYVAQNGLSIPIPLYGGTTYPDGGVRTSVADLSRFFLALLNDGAYDGGRILQRRSVEEMLRFQYSPANKPDNVELDKKNSGIFWATKFDATRIGHGGSDPGVKTEMLSDLDKELGVIFFTNTSLDEHQFRDYEGILDALWQRARTLKQQGAARR, from the coding sequence ATGCAAACGAAATGCGCTGCGGCGATCGCGACCGTGGCGGCAATCCTGCTGTGGGTGCCGGCAATGGCCACGACAGCGGAGAAGACATCGGACACGGCGCCGATGCCGATGAGCGCTGCCGAACTGGATCGCACGATCGAGCAGCGGATGCGCGAGGGCGGCCTGGTCGGCGTCGGCGCGGCGATCATCGTCGACAAGCGCCTGGTGTGGATGCAAGGCTACGGCTACGCCGACCGCGAACGCGCGATCGCGTTCACGCCCGACACGGTCATGAACATCGGCTCGATCAGCAAGACCGTCAGCGGCGTGGCGCTTATGCGTGCGGTGCAGGACGGCAAGTTGTCGCTGGATGCGGACATCGACAGCTATCTGCCGTTCGTGGTGCGCAATCCGTCCTTTCCGGACGTGCCGATCACGCTCAGGCAACTGGCCACACACACGTCGTCGATCACGGACCGCTGGTCGGTGTACGCGCAGACCTATCACTACGGCGGCGATTCGCCGCAACCGCTGGCGAGTTTCCTGGCGGACTATTTCGGCGCCGGCGGCAAATACCAGGCAGCGGAAAACTTCCTGCCGAACAAGCCGGGCACCCATCGCGACTATTCCAACATCGCTGCGGCGCTGGCCGGCTATATCGTCGAGCGTGCGGTCGGCGAGCGGCTCGACGCCTACACCCAGCGCCAGATCTTCGCACCGCTGCGCATGCGCAGCACCGCGTGGTTCCTGTCGCAGGTACCGCCGCAGCGCCACGCGCAGCTGTACGTCGCGCAGAACGGGCTGTCGATCCCGATCCCGCTGTACGGCGGCACCACCTATCCCGACGGCGGCGTGCGCACCTCGGTGGCGGATCTGTCACGGTTCTTCCTGGCCCTGCTCAACGACGGCGCCTACGACGGTGGGCGGATCCTGCAACGGCGTTCGGTCGAGGAAATGCTGCGTTTCCAGTACAGCCCGGCGAACAAGCCGGACAACGTGGAACTGGACAAGAAGAACTCCGGCATCTTCTGGGCGACGAAATTCGACGCGACCCGGATCGGCCACGGCGGCTCCGATCCCGGGGTGAAGACCGAGATGTTGAGCGATCTGGACAAGGAACTCGGCGTGATCTTCTTCACCAACACCTCGCTGGACGAGCACCAGTTCAGGGACTACGAAGGCATTCTCGACGCGCTGTGGCAGCGCGCACGCACGCTGAAGCAGCAGGGCGCCGCGCGCCGCTAG
- a CDS encoding Lrp/AsnC family transcriptional regulator, producing MTESALFDRTDLRLLALLQRQGRASNAELAAQVNLSPSACLRRVQRLEAEGVVAGYAARLVPGAIGLGLQAFVRVQLEKHGQSGIAHFADSVQGWDEVVACHALTGDMDYLLHVYVRDLTHFSAFLLDKLLNAAGVADVNSSFVLRTVKDFTGLPLPRG from the coding sequence ATGACGGAATCGGCCCTGTTCGACCGCACCGACCTGCGCTTGCTCGCTCTACTGCAGCGGCAGGGGCGGGCCAGCAACGCCGAACTGGCCGCGCAGGTGAACCTGTCGCCGTCGGCCTGCCTGCGCCGGGTGCAGCGGCTGGAGGCCGAGGGTGTGGTCGCCGGCTACGCCGCGCGGCTGGTGCCCGGCGCGATCGGCCTGGGCCTGCAGGCCTTCGTGCGCGTGCAGTTGGAAAAGCACGGGCAGAGCGGCATCGCCCATTTCGCCGACAGTGTGCAGGGCTGGGACGAGGTCGTCGCCTGCCATGCGCTGACCGGCGACATGGACTACCTGCTGCACGTGTACGTGCGCGACCTGACCCATTTCTCCGCGTTCCTGCTGGACAAGCTGCTCAACGCCGCCGGCGTGGCCGACGTCAATTCCAGCTTCGTGCTGCGCACGGTCAAGGACTTCACCGGCCTGCCGCTGCCGCGCGGCTGA
- a CDS encoding CsgG/HfaB family protein produces the protein MKRAVLRGCVSLALVAGLAGCATESYRSVKPQSVATAGVAYAGARAPIAVGKFDNRSSFMRGLFSDGADRLGSQAKTILITHLQQTNRFRVLDRDNMGEIRQEAQIKQQAQQLKGADYVVTGDVTEFGRKEVGDTQLFGILGRGKQQVAYAKVSLNVVDSATSEVVYSVQGGGEYSLSNREIVGFGGTSSYDSTLNGKVLDLAIREAVDNLTAAIDSGAWKPAK, from the coding sequence ATGAAGCGTGCTGTTTTGAGAGGGTGCGTGTCATTGGCACTCGTGGCCGGGCTGGCCGGTTGCGCGACCGAGAGCTATCGCAGCGTCAAGCCGCAGAGCGTGGCCACGGCGGGCGTCGCCTATGCCGGTGCGCGTGCGCCGATCGCGGTTGGCAAGTTCGACAATCGTTCGTCTTTCATGCGCGGCCTTTTTTCCGATGGGGCGGACCGCCTGGGCAGCCAGGCCAAGACCATCCTGATCACCCATTTGCAGCAGACCAATCGCTTTCGCGTGCTCGACCGCGACAACATGGGCGAGATCAGGCAGGAAGCGCAGATCAAGCAGCAGGCGCAGCAGCTGAAAGGCGCGGACTACGTGGTGACCGGCGATGTCACCGAATTCGGCCGCAAGGAAGTCGGCGACACGCAGCTGTTTGGCATCCTGGGGCGAGGCAAGCAGCAAGTGGCTTATGCCAAGGTCAGCTTGAACGTGGTGGACAGCGCGACGTCGGAGGTGGTGTATTCGGTCCAGGGCGGCGGCGAGTACTCCCTGTCCAACCGCGAAATCGTCGGCTTCGGCGGCACCTCGAGCTACGACTCCACGCTCAACGGCAAGGTGCTGGACCTGGCTATCCGCGAGGCCGTCGACAACCTCACCGCGGCGATCGACTCCGGTGCCTGGAAGCCGGCCAAATAA
- a CDS encoding TIGR00266 family protein → MTQWYFLTGSEQTRSGPFDDADAIAFARNNPAAMAWRQGQSGWKPANQIDELRGASAASLPPGLPPPPGGSGRADDIDFRIVGHEMQFVEIELDPGESAVAEAGALMFKDAVVQMDTVFGDGSNSQGGGLMGKLFSAGKRLVSGESLFTTVFTHQGQGKAKVAFAAPYPGTVLAMKLDQHGGRLICQKDSFLAGARGVSLGIHFQRKIMTGLFGGEGFIMQKLEGDGWVFVHAGGCVVERELAAGERLDVDTGCVVAFHSTVDMDVRAVSGIKSMFFGGEGMFLATLTGPGKVWLQSLPFSRLAGRMFAAAPQGGGQNRGEGSVLGGLGRMLDGDNTF, encoded by the coding sequence ATGACCCAGTGGTATTTCCTGACCGGCAGCGAGCAGACCCGCTCCGGCCCGTTCGACGATGCCGACGCCATCGCCTTCGCCCGCAACAACCCCGCCGCCATGGCCTGGCGCCAGGGCCAGAGCGGCTGGAAGCCGGCCAACCAGATCGACGAGCTGCGCGGCGCGAGCGCGGCCAGCCTGCCGCCGGGCCTGCCGCCCCCGCCCGGCGGCAGCGGCCGTGCCGACGACATCGACTTCCGCATCGTCGGCCACGAAATGCAGTTCGTGGAGATCGAGCTGGATCCGGGCGAGAGCGCGGTCGCCGAGGCCGGCGCGTTGATGTTCAAGGACGCCGTGGTGCAGATGGACACCGTGTTCGGCGACGGCTCCAACAGCCAGGGCGGCGGGCTGATGGGCAAGCTGTTCTCGGCCGGCAAGCGGCTGGTCAGCGGCGAGAGCCTGTTCACCACCGTGTTCACCCACCAGGGCCAGGGCAAGGCCAAGGTCGCCTTCGCCGCGCCGTATCCGGGCACGGTGCTGGCGATGAAGCTGGACCAGCACGGCGGCCGCCTGATCTGCCAGAAGGACAGCTTCCTGGCCGGCGCGCGCGGCGTGTCGCTGGGCATCCACTTCCAGCGCAAGATCATGACCGGCCTGTTCGGCGGCGAGGGCTTCATCATGCAGAAGCTGGAAGGCGACGGCTGGGTGTTCGTGCACGCCGGCGGTTGCGTGGTCGAGCGCGAGCTGGCCGCCGGCGAGCGCCTGGACGTGGACACCGGCTGCGTGGTCGCGTTCCATTCCACGGTAGACATGGACGTGCGCGCGGTCAGCGGCATCAAGAGCATGTTCTTCGGCGGCGAAGGCATGTTCCTGGCCACGCTGACCGGCCCGGGCAAGGTATGGCTGCAGTCGCTGCCGTTCTCGCGCCTGGCCGGACGCATGTTCGCCGCCGCGCCGCAGGGCGGCGGGCAGAACCGCGGCGAAGGCTCGGTGCTCGGCGGGCTGGGCCGGATGCTGGACGGCGACAACACCTTCTGA
- a CDS encoding phosphatase PAP2 family protein yields MVRRSSRFPVLAGLGLALTAAIAAPTLLQAKPPAAAASKSMAEAKASGYLTPAQLPDSLLLVPPPPAKGSAGRALDEAVNREARAMRGTPRFAQAAQDAELHFPGAANHFSCPLGVQVSVEHTPHLYRLLQRVAEDAGDAAEKAKAYYHVPRPFMDNGEASCTPADEAELRPNGSYPSGHTSIGWAWAQVLSEADPARTDALMARGRSYGESRIVCNVHWQSDVLASRIVGAATVARLQDNPQFRADLEGARKEIAAARAQGLTPAKDCAAEAKTLQVRPASAL; encoded by the coding sequence ATGGTTCGTCGCTCCTCCCGCTTCCCCGTGCTCGCCGGCCTCGGCCTGGCCCTGACTGCGGCGATCGCCGCGCCGACCCTGCTGCAGGCCAAGCCGCCCGCCGCCGCCGCGTCCAAGTCGATGGCCGAGGCCAAGGCCAGCGGCTACCTGACGCCGGCGCAGCTGCCCGACAGCCTGCTGCTGGTGCCGCCGCCACCGGCCAAGGGTTCGGCCGGGCGCGCGCTGGACGAAGCGGTGAACCGGGAAGCGCGGGCGATGCGCGGCACCCCGCGCTTCGCGCAGGCGGCGCAGGACGCCGAACTGCATTTCCCCGGCGCGGCCAACCATTTCAGCTGCCCGCTCGGGGTCCAGGTCAGCGTCGAGCACACCCCGCACCTGTACCGGTTGCTGCAGCGCGTGGCCGAAGACGCCGGCGACGCCGCGGAGAAGGCCAAGGCCTACTACCACGTGCCGCGCCCGTTCATGGACAACGGCGAAGCCAGCTGCACGCCCGCCGACGAGGCCGAGCTGCGCCCGAACGGCTCCTACCCGTCCGGCCACACCTCCATCGGCTGGGCCTGGGCGCAGGTGCTCAGCGAAGCCGATCCGGCGCGCACCGACGCCCTGATGGCGCGCGGCCGCAGCTACGGCGAGAGCCGCATCGTCTGCAACGTGCACTGGCAGAGCGACGTGCTGGCCAGCCGCATCGTCGGCGCGGCCACGGTCGCCAGGCTGCAGGACAATCCGCAGTTCCGCGCCGACCTGGAGGGCGCGCGCAAGGAGATCGCCGCCGCGCGCGCGCAGGGCCTGACCCCGGCCAAGGATTGCGCCGCGGAAGCCAAGACCCTGCAGGTGCGGCCGGCCAGCGCGCTGTAA
- a CDS encoding DUF4810 domain-containing protein, whose translation MKTIRSHVFRWAVACALPILVGCAHQPASLYQWGSYQEQVYSHFKGGSPEQQIQALEKDLQLSQAANRTAPPGLHAHLGMLYAETGNDGKAQEQLLAEKAQYPESATYIDLLLKKSQK comes from the coding sequence ATGAAAACCATTCGATCACATGTGTTTCGCTGGGCGGTCGCGTGCGCGCTGCCGATCCTGGTTGGTTGCGCCCATCAGCCGGCTTCGCTGTACCAGTGGGGAAGCTATCAGGAGCAGGTCTACAGCCATTTCAAGGGTGGCAGTCCCGAACAACAGATCCAGGCGCTGGAGAAGGACCTGCAACTGAGCCAGGCAGCCAACCGCACGGCGCCTCCGGGGCTGCACGCGCACCTGGGCATGCTGTACGCCGAAACCGGAAACGACGGCAAGGCGCAAGAGCAGCTGCTGGCCGAGAAGGCGCAGTACCCGGAGTCGGCCACCTACATCGACCTGTTGTTGAAGAAGAGCCAGAAATGA
- a CDS encoding rhomboid family intramembrane serine protease, protein MDTSPSLSPPPPADDAQAQDRFDRARILRAFNASLALIALLVAVFASQGLFDWRPWSVGPQQASGLLGLLTAPLLHGSLEHLAANAGALLILGTLAGSVYPRATVAALPLLWLGSGLGAWLLGEPGSHHLGASGVTHGLLFLVFVLGLLRRDRAAIAASMIAFLFYGGMLVTVLPHEAGVSWQSHLGGALGGAVAALLLRHRDPLPPRKRYSWEDEDEETLAPLNDELEPPPPAQVPVLWQPPQVPRGVVVRFPPRPERDEG, encoded by the coding sequence ATGGACACCTCTCCTTCGCTCTCCCCGCCCCCGCCTGCCGACGATGCGCAGGCGCAGGACCGCTTCGACCGGGCACGGATCCTGCGCGCCTTCAACGCCAGCCTCGCGCTGATCGCGCTGCTGGTGGCGGTGTTCGCCAGCCAGGGCCTGTTCGACTGGCGGCCGTGGTCGGTGGGACCGCAGCAGGCCAGCGGCCTGCTCGGCCTGCTGACCGCGCCCTTGCTGCACGGGTCGCTGGAGCACCTGGCCGCCAATGCCGGCGCGCTGCTGATCCTGGGCACGCTGGCCGGCAGCGTGTATCCGCGCGCCACCGTGGCGGCGCTGCCGTTGCTGTGGCTGGGCTCGGGCCTGGGCGCGTGGCTGCTGGGCGAACCCGGCAGCCACCACCTGGGCGCCAGCGGCGTCACCCACGGCCTGCTGTTCCTGGTGTTCGTGCTCGGCCTGCTGCGCCGTGACCGCGCCGCGATCGCCGCCAGCATGATCGCGTTCCTGTTCTACGGCGGCATGCTGGTGACGGTGCTGCCGCACGAGGCCGGGGTGTCCTGGCAATCGCACCTGGGCGGCGCGCTGGGCGGTGCGGTCGCGGCCTTGCTGCTGCGCCACCGCGACCCGCTGCCGCCGCGCAAGCGCTACAGCTGGGAAGACGAGGACGAGGAGACGCTGGCGCCGTTGAACGACGAGTTGGAGCCGCCACCGCCGGCACAGGTGCCGGTGCTGTGGCAACCGCCGCAGGTGCCGCGCGGGGTGGTGGTGCGCTTCCCGCCGCGGCCGGAACGCGACGAGGGCTGA
- the phhA gene encoding phenylalanine 4-monooxygenase — protein MDTAPRRVEHQQTDKGYVPVYATAVVAQPWDSYSADDHATWGTLYLRQRELLVGRACDEFLQAQDVMGMSPQAIPRFDQLNEVLGATTGWTLVGVEGLLPELEFFDHLANRRFPVTWWIRRPDQIDYIAEPDLFHDLFGHVPLLMNPLFADYMQAYGRGGVKAHGIGPDALQNLTRLYWYTVEFGLIASADGLRIFGAGIVSSKGESLYALESAAPNRIGFDLARIMRTRYRIDSYQKTYFVIDSFEQLMQATAPDFTPLYAQLSDQAHIAAGDVQAQDRVYQRGSGEGWSRDGDV, from the coding sequence ATGGACACCGCACCGCGCCGCGTCGAACACCAGCAGACCGACAAGGGCTATGTGCCGGTCTACGCCACCGCCGTGGTCGCGCAGCCCTGGGACAGCTACAGCGCCGACGACCACGCCACCTGGGGCACGCTGTACCTGCGCCAGCGCGAACTGCTGGTCGGCCGCGCCTGCGACGAATTCCTGCAGGCGCAGGACGTGATGGGCATGAGTCCGCAGGCGATCCCGCGCTTCGACCAACTCAACGAGGTGCTGGGCGCCACCACCGGCTGGACCCTGGTCGGGGTCGAAGGCCTGCTGCCGGAACTGGAGTTCTTCGATCACCTGGCCAACCGCCGCTTCCCGGTGACCTGGTGGATCCGCCGCCCGGACCAGATCGACTACATCGCCGAGCCGGACCTGTTCCACGACCTGTTCGGCCATGTGCCGCTGCTGATGAACCCGCTGTTCGCCGACTACATGCAGGCCTACGGCCGCGGCGGGGTGAAGGCGCACGGCATCGGTCCGGACGCGCTGCAGAACCTTACCCGCCTGTACTGGTACACAGTGGAATTCGGACTGATCGCCAGCGCCGACGGCCTGCGCATCTTCGGCGCCGGCATCGTCTCGTCCAAGGGCGAATCGCTGTACGCACTGGAATCGGCCGCACCCAACCGCATCGGCTTCGACCTGGCGCGGATCATGCGCACCCGCTACCGCATCGACAGCTACCAGAAGACCTACTTCGTCATCGACAGCTTCGAACAGCTCATGCAGGCGACAGCGCCGGACTTCACCCCGCTGTATGCGCAGCTGAGCGACCAGGCGCACATCGCCGCCGGCGACGTGCAGGCGCAGGACCGCGTCTACCAGCGCGGCAGCGGCGAGGGCTGGAGCCGCGACGGCGACGTATGA
- a CDS encoding DUF799 domain-containing protein, translating into MKRFARFALVAGIALLMSACATQPASRDYTAYKASKPRSILVLPPISRSPDVNASLSVLSVTTLPLAEAGYYVMPVAPVYETFKQNGVTIADEAQAIAPEKLREIFGADAALYITVDKYGSVYQVINSVVVVSANAKLVDLRTGATLWQGQAQASSAENQNNGGGGLLGMLVSAAINQVVNQVTDKGHQIGQVTSVRLLSAGHPGGLLYGPYNPKYGTD; encoded by the coding sequence ATGAAACGATTTGCGAGATTCGCTCTGGTGGCAGGCATCGCCCTGCTGATGAGCGCCTGCGCGACGCAACCGGCGTCCCGCGACTACACCGCGTACAAAGCCAGCAAACCGCGTTCGATCCTGGTGCTGCCGCCGATCAGCCGGTCGCCGGACGTCAACGCCAGCCTGAGCGTGCTGTCGGTGACGACGCTGCCGCTGGCCGAAGCGGGCTACTACGTGATGCCGGTGGCGCCGGTGTACGAGACGTTCAAGCAGAACGGCGTGACCATCGCCGACGAGGCGCAGGCGATCGCGCCGGAAAAGCTGCGCGAGATCTTCGGCGCGGACGCGGCGCTGTACATCACGGTGGACAAGTACGGTTCGGTGTACCAGGTGATCAACAGCGTCGTGGTGGTGTCGGCCAATGCCAAGCTGGTGGATCTACGCACCGGCGCCACGCTGTGGCAAGGCCAGGCGCAGGCATCCAGCGCGGAGAACCAGAACAATGGCGGCGGTGGCCTGCTCGGCATGCTGGTCAGCGCGGCGATCAACCAGGTGGTCAATCAGGTGACCGACAAGGGCCACCAGATCGGACAGGTAACCAGCGTGCGCCTGCTGTCGGCCGGTCACCCGGGCGGTCTTCTGTACGGTCCGTACAATCCCAAGTACGGCACGGACTGA
- a CDS encoding patatin-like phospholipase family protein, with protein sequence MTALRRPRLLLSLSLFGLLAACGGEPKPAPPAPVVVGPPPAAAAKPLRIGIALGGGAAKGFAHIGVIKMLQANGLEPVVVSGTSAGSVVGALYASGMDAFQMQQAAVALDESSIRDMRLFSGGLVQGQALQDYVNAQLKNRPIEKLAKPFAAVSTRLEDGERTVFVRGNAGQAVRASSSIPGVFEPVTIGKFHYVDGGVVSPVPVDAARQLGADFVVAVDISSKASGKNPAGMLGIVNQSIAIMGQRLGQQELARADIVIRPKVNDIGAADFAQRNAAILEGEKAALAAMPQIKAKLAQLQQQRAAAAAAAAKAAQPAPPPCEPRSRLGRLIGRDDPCKQRD encoded by the coding sequence ATGACCGCCCTCCGTCGCCCGCGCCTGCTCCTGTCCCTGTCCCTGTTCGGCCTGCTCGCGGCATGCGGCGGCGAGCCCAAGCCGGCGCCCCCGGCACCGGTGGTGGTGGGGCCGCCGCCGGCCGCCGCGGCCAAGCCGCTGCGCATCGGCATCGCCCTGGGCGGCGGCGCGGCCAAGGGCTTCGCCCATATCGGCGTGATCAAGATGCTGCAGGCCAACGGGCTGGAGCCGGTGGTGGTGTCCGGCACCAGCGCCGGCAGCGTGGTCGGCGCGCTGTACGCCAGCGGCATGGACGCGTTCCAGATGCAGCAGGCCGCGGTGGCGCTGGACGAGAGCAGCATCCGCGACATGCGCCTGTTCTCCGGCGGCCTGGTGCAGGGCCAGGCGCTGCAGGACTATGTCAACGCCCAGCTCAAGAACCGCCCGATCGAGAAGCTCGCCAAGCCCTTCGCCGCGGTGTCCACGCGCCTGGAAGACGGCGAGCGCACCGTGTTCGTGCGCGGCAACGCCGGCCAGGCGGTGCGCGCCTCCAGCAGCATTCCCGGCGTGTTCGAGCCGGTGACCATCGGCAAGTTCCACTACGTCGACGGCGGCGTGGTCAGCCCGGTGCCGGTGGACGCCGCGCGCCAGCTCGGCGCCGACTTCGTGGTCGCGGTGGACATCTCAAGCAAGGCCAGCGGCAAGAACCCGGCCGGCATGCTCGGCATCGTCAACCAGTCGATCGCGATCATGGGCCAGCGCCTGGGCCAGCAGGAACTGGCGCGCGCGGACATCGTGATCCGGCCCAAGGTCAACGACATCGGTGCCGCCGATTTCGCCCAGCGCAACGCCGCCATCCTGGAAGGCGAGAAGGCCGCGCTGGCGGCGATGCCGCAGATCAAGGCCAAGCTGGCGCAGCTGCAGCAACAGCGCGCGGCGGCAGCAGCCGCGGCCGCCAAGGCGGCACAGCCGGCGCCGCCGCCGTGCGAACCGCGCTCGCGCCTGGGCCGCCTGATCGGCCGCGACGATCCGTGCAAGCAGCGGGACTGA
- a CDS encoding phosphatase PAP2 family protein: MSASPAFRFRSAALALLALALAACSAPTARAPAPPASAQAMAAAEPGKAVGYLAPAAVPASLQLLPAPPAEGSPGQALDQAVNREALALRGSTRWQQATRDADLSFPAGAGQFACALGVAIDAQRTPHLYTLLERSRIDASAATKAAKNHYRRVRPFMRNQQPTCTPEDEDGLRHNGSYPSGHSAIGWAWALILSEIAPDRADALIARGRNYGESRLVCNVHWQSDVLAGRFMGAAAVARLHADPAFRADLDAARGEIARARAQGATPGEDCAAQAQTLQARPASAL; the protein is encoded by the coding sequence ATGTCCGCGTCCCCTGCCTTCCGTTTCCGTTCTGCCGCCCTCGCCCTACTGGCGCTCGCGCTCGCCGCGTGCAGCGCCCCGACCGCGCGTGCTCCGGCACCGCCGGCATCGGCACAGGCGATGGCCGCGGCCGAGCCGGGCAAGGCGGTCGGCTACCTCGCGCCTGCCGCGGTCCCGGCCAGCCTGCAGCTGCTGCCGGCGCCGCCAGCCGAAGGGTCGCCCGGGCAAGCGCTGGACCAGGCCGTGAACCGCGAGGCGCTGGCGCTGCGCGGCAGCACGCGCTGGCAGCAGGCCACGCGCGACGCCGATCTGAGTTTCCCGGCCGGCGCCGGCCAGTTCGCCTGCGCGCTGGGCGTGGCCATCGACGCGCAGCGCACCCCGCACCTGTACACCTTGCTCGAACGCAGCCGCATCGACGCCAGCGCCGCGACCAAGGCGGCCAAGAACCACTACCGGCGTGTGCGCCCGTTCATGCGCAACCAGCAGCCGACCTGCACCCCGGAGGACGAGGACGGACTGCGCCACAACGGCTCCTACCCGTCCGGGCACAGCGCCATCGGCTGGGCCTGGGCGCTGATCCTGAGCGAGATCGCGCCCGACCGCGCCGATGCCTTGATCGCCCGCGGCCGCAACTACGGCGAGAGCCGGCTGGTGTGCAACGTGCACTGGCAGAGCGACGTGCTGGCCGGCCGCTTCATGGGCGCGGCCGCCGTGGCGCGGCTGCATGCCGACCCGGCGTTCCGCGCCGACCTGGACGCAGCGCGCGGCGAGATCGCACGCGCGCGGGCGCAGGGCGCCACGCCCGGCGAAGACTGCGCGGCGCAGGCGCAGACGCTGCAGGCACGGCCGGCCAGCGCGCTGTAG
- a CDS encoding TerC family protein, whose product MQTIGNVWLWSGFAIVVIAALLADLVLMRHGGPHKVTFKEALWWSLGWIGLALAFNAGLWWYLRETIDVATGNQYGLEFLTGYLVEKSLAVDNIFVFLMIMSYFAVPEEQRQRVLVIGVLGAIVLRAIMIFAGSVLLTKFHWLLYVFGAFLLLTGIKMWFSAGKEPDLEANPVLRFMRKHLRLTPQYHGNALSVIQQGKRWFTPLFAVLMLIAITDVIFAVDSIPAIFAITTDPFLVLTSNVFAVLGLRAMFFLLAGMADRFHLLPYGLAIVLVFIGTKMLIIDLYKIPVLVSLLAVALIIGATVALSLLRPARPAH is encoded by the coding sequence ATGCAAACGATAGGCAACGTGTGGTTGTGGAGCGGTTTCGCGATCGTGGTGATCGCAGCGCTGCTGGCGGATCTGGTGCTGATGCGCCACGGCGGTCCGCACAAGGTCACCTTCAAGGAAGCGCTGTGGTGGAGCCTGGGCTGGATCGGGCTGGCGCTGGCCTTCAACGCCGGGCTGTGGTGGTACCTGCGCGAGACCATCGACGTGGCCACCGGCAACCAGTACGGGCTGGAGTTCCTGACCGGCTACCTGGTGGAGAAGTCGCTGGCGGTCGACAACATCTTCGTGTTCCTGATGATCATGAGCTACTTCGCGGTGCCGGAGGAGCAGCGCCAGCGCGTGCTGGTGATCGGCGTGCTCGGCGCGATCGTGCTGCGCGCGATCATGATCTTCGCCGGCTCGGTGCTGCTGACCAAGTTCCACTGGCTGCTGTACGTGTTCGGCGCGTTCCTGCTGCTGACCGGCATCAAGATGTGGTTCTCGGCAGGCAAGGAACCGGACCTGGAAGCCAACCCGGTGCTGCGCTTCATGCGCAAGCACCTGCGCCTGACCCCGCAGTACCACGGCAACGCGCTGAGCGTGATCCAGCAGGGCAAGCGCTGGTTCACCCCACTGTTCGCGGTGCTGATGCTGATCGCCATCACCGACGTGATCTTCGCGGTGGACAGCATCCCGGCGATCTTCGCGATCACCACCGACCCGTTCCTGGTGCTGACCTCCAACGTGTTCGCGGTGCTGGGCCTGCGCGCGATGTTCTTCCTGCTGGCGGGCATGGCCGACCGCTTCCACCTGCTGCCGTACGGGCTGGCGATCGTGCTGGTGTTCATCGGCACCAAGATGCTGATCATCGACCTGTACAAGATCCCGGTGCTGGTCTCGCTGCTGGCGGTGGCCCTGATCATCGGCGCGACGGTGGCGCTGAGCCTGCTGCGCCCGGCCAGGCCGGCGCACTGA